The following coding sequences lie in one Leucobacter allii genomic window:
- a CDS encoding LURP-one-related/scramblase family protein, protein MRYQMTRKLFALGDQGVITDEHGNSVYRNAGKFFSLHDRVRLLDMQGEEVATFHSKLLSFPKRMFIEIGGEPAATVTRKALAVRVKFDIELASGERWELHGDWVDRSFTLTDGAGATVAQVTKAWVSVAGRYGIDIAEGRDELLVLMILVALESTVAEDEENLDVGAGSTW, encoded by the coding sequence ATGCGCTATCAGATGACCCGGAAGCTCTTCGCGCTGGGCGACCAGGGCGTGATCACCGATGAGCACGGCAACTCCGTCTACCGCAACGCCGGCAAGTTCTTCAGCCTCCACGACCGGGTGCGCCTGCTCGATATGCAGGGTGAAGAGGTGGCGACCTTCCACAGCAAGCTGCTCTCCTTCCCCAAGCGCATGTTCATCGAGATCGGCGGCGAGCCGGCCGCCACCGTCACGCGCAAGGCGCTCGCGGTACGCGTCAAGTTCGACATCGAACTCGCCTCCGGGGAGCGGTGGGAGCTGCACGGGGACTGGGTCGACCGCAGCTTCACGCTGACCGACGGGGCCGGCGCGACCGTCGCGCAGGTCACGAAGGCGTGGGTCTCCGTCGCCGGCCGGTACGGCATCGACATCGCCGAGGGGCGCGATGAACTGCTCGTTCTCATGATCCTCGTCGCCCTGGAGTCCACCGTCGCCGAGGACGAGGAGAATCTCGACGTCGGAGCGGGGTCGACGTGGTGA
- a CDS encoding VOC family protein, with product MIGALHTVVLDAPDPLALAGFYREVLGGSVEVDPEEDGPDGAEWVELALAETGPRLAFQRSPGYVPPVWPGDDGDQQLHLDIRVADFDAAEQALLAAGARHLETHRGFRVYLDPVGHPFCTVG from the coding sequence ATGATCGGCGCACTGCACACGGTCGTCCTCGACGCCCCGGATCCGCTGGCGCTCGCCGGCTTCTACCGCGAGGTGCTCGGCGGCAGCGTGGAGGTGGACCCCGAGGAGGACGGGCCCGACGGCGCGGAGTGGGTGGAACTCGCCCTCGCCGAGACGGGCCCCCGGCTCGCCTTCCAACGGTCCCCCGGGTACGTGCCTCCGGTCTGGCCGGGAGACGACGGCGATCAGCAGCTGCACCTCGACATCAGGGTCGCCGACTTCGACGCCGCCGAACAGGCGCTGCTCGCCGCGGGTGCTCGGCATCTCGAGACCCATCGCGGGTTCCGGGTGTACCTCGATCCGGTCGGCCACCCGTTCTGCACGGTCGGCTGA
- a CDS encoding alpha/beta hydrolase family protein → MTGRDRGRAIGIGAAWLALAATAGAGLAVLGGVALARRAVTPAAVPEAPVRVLAVLERDGAAHVRLRGTDAGLPGRYSLVFDGGAGHARLGAVVAGAADSAGGVLRELVAVDRGTLVPGTTGRITGWWFADAAELGYRTERIAFPTELGEAEAWLVHPKRARKRRWAVHVHGRGADPVETLRGVAPLARAGITSLVISYRNDTGAPSGRHARYGLGVSESRDVDAAVAEAVRRGAGRVTLVGWSMGATACLLAASGGEHRSVVDGLILDSPAIDWEELLRYHAAGMRVPRRVAGFGVRLLDAGLVRAGEDDGIPFDRLEASALGRALTVPVLIHASRADTFVPCAGAERLAAARPELVQLRLQDRGEHVKLWNVDPAPWERSTEAFARALPHPPWRG, encoded by the coding sequence GGTGCTCGGCGGCGTCGCCTTGGCCAGGCGCGCGGTGACTCCCGCCGCCGTGCCGGAGGCGCCCGTGCGCGTACTGGCGGTGCTCGAGCGGGACGGCGCGGCGCACGTGCGGCTCCGCGGTACCGATGCGGGCCTTCCCGGGCGCTATTCCCTCGTCTTCGACGGGGGAGCGGGCCACGCGCGCCTTGGCGCCGTTGTCGCGGGCGCGGCCGACTCCGCCGGCGGCGTGCTGCGCGAACTCGTCGCCGTCGACCGCGGGACGCTCGTCCCGGGAACGACCGGCCGCATCACGGGCTGGTGGTTCGCCGACGCCGCCGAGCTCGGCTACCGCACGGAGCGCATCGCGTTCCCCACGGAGCTCGGCGAGGCCGAGGCGTGGCTCGTGCATCCGAAGCGCGCCCGGAAGCGGCGCTGGGCCGTCCACGTCCACGGCCGCGGCGCGGACCCGGTCGAGACGCTCCGCGGGGTCGCGCCGCTGGCCCGCGCCGGGATCACGAGCCTCGTCATCAGCTACCGCAACGACACCGGTGCGCCGAGCGGACGCCACGCCCGCTACGGCCTCGGCGTCTCCGAGTCCCGCGATGTGGACGCCGCCGTGGCCGAGGCCGTGCGGCGGGGGGCGGGACGGGTCACCCTCGTGGGCTGGTCCATGGGGGCGACCGCGTGCCTGCTCGCGGCGAGCGGCGGCGAGCACCGCAGCGTCGTCGACGGGCTGATCCTCGATTCGCCCGCGATCGACTGGGAGGAGCTGCTGCGGTACCACGCGGCCGGCATGCGGGTGCCGCGGCGCGTGGCCGGGTTCGGCGTGCGCCTGCTCGACGCGGGCCTCGTGCGCGCCGGCGAGGACGACGGCATCCCCTTCGACCGCCTGGAGGCCTCCGCGCTCGGTCGTGCGCTCACGGTCCCCGTCCTCATCCACGCGAGCCGCGCGGACACCTTCGTCCCGTGCGCCGGCGCCGAGCGCCTGGCCGCGGCCCGTCCCGAGCTCGTGCAGTTGCGGCTCCAGGATCGCGGCGAGCACGTGAAGCTCTGGAACGTCGATCCCGCGCCGTGGGAGCGGAGCACCGAGGCGTTCGCGCGGGCGCTGCCGCATCCCCCGTGGCGCGGCTAG
- a CDS encoding type II toxin-antitoxin system PemK/MazF family toxin: protein MSGGAPRSGWIADFLRSFVSAFLRSSRRSAPTAEPVPSAHPGSRSRDSAPADAESPGRSGDGATRELTASEIRALRPSYDPAPDGRPDPGEIVWTWVPYEENDGRGKDRPVLIIARIDARTTAACYLSTKPHRGFVSVGTGGWDGQGRESFLAPDRVLRVADAGMRREGHVLPRDRFARAVGAAAALHGFPGVPA, encoded by the coding sequence ATGAGCGGGGGAGCGCCGCGGTCGGGATGGATCGCGGACTTCCTGCGCTCCTTCGTCTCGGCGTTCCTGCGCTCCTCCCGACGATCGGCGCCGACCGCGGAGCCCGTGCCGTCCGCACATCCCGGATCGCGCTCCCGCGATTCGGCGCCCGCCGATGCCGAGAGCCCCGGGCGATCCGGCGACGGCGCCACCCGCGAACTCACCGCGTCCGAGATCCGCGCGCTGCGCCCGAGTTACGACCCCGCGCCCGACGGCCGGCCGGACCCGGGGGAGATCGTGTGGACCTGGGTGCCGTACGAGGAGAACGACGGCCGGGGCAAGGACCGCCCCGTGCTCATCATCGCGCGCATCGATGCGCGCACCACCGCGGCCTGCTACCTGAGCACCAAGCCGCATCGGGGGTTCGTCTCCGTCGGTACGGGCGGCTGGGACGGACAGGGCCGGGAGAGCTTCCTCGCGCCGGATCGAGTGCTCCGCGTCGCCGACGCCGGCATGCGCCGCGAGGGCCATGTGCTGCCCCGGGACCGCTTCGCCCGCGCGGTCGGAGCGGCTGCCGCGCTCCACGGCTTCCCGGGCGTCCCGGCCTGA
- the zapE gene encoding cell division protein ZapE: protein MSSDQQHSSARLVDRRPSISGTDLVATLVPPPQFDHASFDSYRPDAAYPSQDEARELLRGFVAPEAPQARGGFFGLGRRKPQPEAQRVGTGKPGVYLDGGFGVGKTHLLAATWHATAGRRYFGTFIQYTALVGALGYAGAVSVLQGARLICIDEFELDDPGDTMLMTRLIGDLTATGSKIVATSNTPPNALGEGRFAAADFMREIQAMSDRFETIRIDGVDYRQRDITGDAAVLSDEAYRFALADAAAAGERATDDDFSALIEHLASVHPSSYIGLLDGVRCIGLREVHELTDQSAALRFVAFIDRVYDAQIPIRATGVPLTSIFGGGMLDGGYRKKYLRCVSRLNALTASELSR from the coding sequence ATGTCCTCTGATCAGCAGCACAGCTCCGCTCGACTCGTCGACCGCCGGCCCAGCATCTCGGGCACCGACCTCGTCGCCACGCTCGTGCCCCCGCCCCAGTTCGATCACGCGTCCTTCGACTCCTACCGGCCGGACGCGGCCTACCCATCGCAGGACGAGGCCAGGGAGCTGCTGCGCGGCTTCGTCGCCCCGGAGGCCCCGCAGGCGCGCGGCGGATTCTTCGGCCTCGGCCGGCGCAAGCCGCAGCCCGAGGCGCAGCGGGTCGGCACCGGGAAGCCGGGCGTCTACCTCGACGGAGGCTTCGGCGTGGGCAAGACGCACCTGCTCGCCGCGACGTGGCACGCCACGGCGGGGCGGCGGTATTTCGGCACCTTCATCCAGTACACGGCCCTCGTCGGCGCGCTCGGGTATGCGGGCGCCGTGAGCGTGCTGCAGGGGGCGCGTCTCATCTGCATCGACGAGTTCGAGCTCGACGATCCGGGTGACACGATGCTCATGACCCGGCTGATCGGCGATCTCACCGCGACCGGTTCGAAGATCGTCGCGACCTCCAACACCCCGCCCAACGCGCTCGGCGAGGGGCGCTTCGCCGCCGCGGACTTCATGCGCGAGATCCAGGCGATGTCCGACCGCTTCGAGACCATCAGGATCGACGGCGTCGACTACCGTCAGCGCGACATCACGGGCGACGCCGCAGTCCTCTCCGACGAGGCCTACCGCTTCGCCCTCGCGGACGCCGCGGCCGCGGGCGAACGGGCTACCGACGACGATTTCTCGGCACTCATCGAGCACCTCGCCTCGGTGCACCCCTCCAGCTACATTGGGCTGCTCGACGGCGTGCGCTGCATCGGTCTGCGCGAGGTGCACGAGCTCACCGACCAGTCCGCGGCGCTGCGCTTCGTGGCGTTCATCGACCGGGTCTACGATGCGCAGATCCCGATCCGCGCCACCGGTGTGCCGCTCACCTCGATCTTCGGGGGCGGGATGCTCGACGGCGGGTACCGCAAGAAGTACCTGCGCTGCGTCTCGCGTCTGAACGCGCTCACGGCGAGCGAGTTGTCGCGATGA
- a CDS encoding Rv0909 family putative TA system antitoxin — protein MGIEDLGKQAADLAGKAKTFAEENADKVGDALKSEQAEGISDRLLDGAAGLANKVTGGKFADKVDEVRDNLDGKIGNE, from the coding sequence ATGGGCATCGAGGATCTCGGCAAGCAGGCGGCCGATCTCGCGGGCAAGGCGAAGACCTTCGCCGAGGAGAACGCCGACAAGGTCGGCGACGCGCTCAAGAGCGAGCAGGCCGAGGGCATCAGCGATCGGCTGCTCGACGGGGCTGCCGGACTCGCGAACAAGGTCACGGGCGGCAAGTTCGCCGACAAGGTCGACGAGGTGCGCGACAACCTCGACGGCAAGATCGGCAACGAGTAG
- a CDS encoding dihydrofolate reductase family protein, whose product MTRVRVHNLALSLDGFGTGVDQRLESPFGHAGTRLMEWFFPTPTFQAQTGDRERRPVDPAAAADDVFARRGFEGIGAEIMGSRKFGPPGWPDDPDWRGWWGEEPPFRTPVLVLTHTPREPVVFPNGTEFRFLSAEPREALARATELADGLDVRIGGGPSTVRAFLAAGLVDLLHVVQVPVILGRGERLWDGLEGLERGYDIEATTTPSGVTHLVFSRE is encoded by the coding sequence ATGACCCGCGTGCGCGTCCACAACCTCGCCCTCTCGCTCGACGGCTTCGGCACGGGCGTCGACCAGCGGCTCGAGTCCCCCTTCGGGCACGCGGGCACGCGACTCATGGAGTGGTTCTTCCCGACGCCGACGTTCCAGGCCCAGACCGGCGATCGTGAGCGGCGGCCGGTGGATCCGGCGGCGGCTGCGGACGACGTCTTCGCCCGTCGCGGATTCGAGGGCATCGGCGCCGAGATCATGGGATCGCGGAAGTTCGGCCCACCGGGTTGGCCCGACGATCCCGACTGGCGGGGGTGGTGGGGCGAGGAGCCGCCGTTCCGGACCCCGGTGCTCGTGCTGACGCATACGCCGCGCGAGCCCGTCGTCTTCCCGAACGGTACGGAGTTCCGCTTCCTGTCTGCCGAGCCCCGCGAGGCCCTCGCGCGCGCGACGGAGCTCGCGGACGGACTCGACGTGCGGATCGGCGGCGGCCCGTCGACGGTGCGCGCGTTCCTCGCGGCGGGACTCGTCGATCTGCTGCACGTCGTGCAGGTCCCCGTGATCCTCGGCCGGGGCGAGCGGCTCTGGGACGGCCTCGAAGGCCTCGAGCGCGGCTACGACATCGAGGCCACGACGACGCCGAGCGGCGTCACCCATCTCGTGTTCTCGCGGGAGTGA